From one Danio rerio strain Tuebingen ecotype United States chromosome 19, GRCz12tu, whole genome shotgun sequence genomic stretch:
- the znf865 gene encoding zinc finger protein 865 isoform X1, translated as MFQFGKYPMDILEMLSGHQAHQFKGLGLERQLQHQQQVQLQHQQQLQQQQQQQSEASSGLLSGLGLGSLQGSRSNAFADSSSLFAKMSAPPPPLPQQTQSSSSQSTRKSSKMSSSSGSGSSASGYPQFLRTFHPAEAALAQEQLHSGMGRFDFAGGSTGGGSGVIGGVVTSAPPPPPLHPGLSVPQPSPGPSSSSPSPSSSTTTSNNPPSSSSSVAGLVGAQSDARSLHQQFSCMLAANQYLFSGVPTNASLEQFLVQQGPHNHLGLADSNTGLAPPPALHPSHTHGHPTPQPQQQQQQLPPHALSHPHSHAHPHHPLHPAPQPSPLGGFDFQGIPVLSSNQLASLMQQEAGLPLPLPLHLSVPKDDGKGDSGSGAGGSGGSGSRRKKAMAGYLPQRKTDGSSSNSTSSANCHGSGAHGHDGSSGLVGGGGGVGMRGLGGDPSSILSSSTPSSSSSTVSSSSSSAPSSNSASVLVSNISQNPKPENQQSMTPNITQTEQEALFHCGECGKSFGHLPTLRRHIRCHEDGGGQNSSTNTNHQHQSDLPHSTQDGISQNAHHHENPDPMSSTCSSPDKSYCCNECGKGFKKRGHLLQHGVIHSGDRPYACTVCERSFNRRESLTRHEKIHEEKPYRCPACGRCFRESTSLLNHAASGNCGKPGRRSRSSDGSSIGSVDGKVETDFPGGQITDTKDLVFCKNEDSTAGMSCDSLYSQARNANQNPIGKPKEEYNPEYSRDPYQTSYRVDDYRRQQGNPASYSGDSCSNSMSSPALRKAPLAPTLHPHPQNQTHHHQPQSHLPLSSLLDDSEDEVTSSAMSAIAAAAAASVLPAEMNNNGGREERRDIIGGLLGGLGFGSMGASSSTSAGNGGNEECLSGSMIPLSHPTQQQPNSQNANNPNAKPKRPRKPRQKREPRPPGAPGEVVKRRRSSQGGAAGDGSDRPYLCTVCGRGFSRRETLRRHERVHTGEKPFHCDICGKDFREPFHLTKHQTVHSGEKNYKCTLCGKDFGYAQSLKRHEKLHLRGDFKPRRSKTKSAANQGVPANQEQTDQTNQNNQSNPGAYYSYSQDKVQGSNASTSNQPPPKLYTCEICWKSFRHHFHLTAHHQAIHEHGGEKLFSCEVCGKAFSYSNSLTRHRLSQHGLTRAGPTTQPTGNDSIGTASSVSESEAATNALLHISPESGSHGVQQPHSTIAHTQHPQPAGYSPLFYTPESGHHSSNQVTSHPQHLHYSNPTMGPLQLQQPISGKQLIYSGVPSNTLHSTPPHIHISPPQHSQHHQQQHPFLLQSPHLQSPQPQGDATQRKKKKKKKKYKLPLITGFSAYEIARRQMYLKRKKCRLQQQLKRKKWMAQLKWAKFTGGGLGLNVGGGTWRVGRLRFRGLRSLIVPLKSYTCPVCPFTTFSSRISLSVHRVTRHPPRKHGRHNRLRCTVCGKRSRRLLTALCHRAQHLSQGGFSCSRCPSRFWNGTLLQRHKFACRRVSRGIRMSIKATYLVKTEGQTERSTVVTGYRH; from the coding sequence ATGTTCCAGTTTGGAAAATACCCTATGGACATTTTAGAAATGCTCAGTGGACACCAGGCACACCAGTTCAAAGGACTGGGGCTGGAAAGACAACTGCAGCACCAACAACAAGTCCAACTTCAGCACCAGCAGCAGCTtcaacagcagcagcaacaacaaagtGAGGCATCCAGTGGCCTCCTGTCTGGGCTTGGACTTGGTTCACTTCAAGGATCTAGGAGTAATGCATTTGCAGATTCATCATCCCTATTTGCCAAAATGAGTGCTCCCCCTCCACCTCTTCCCCAACAAACCCAGTCCTCGTCCTCACAAAGCACACGCAAATCAAGCAAGATGAGCAGCAGCAGTGGAAGTGGTAGTTCTGCCTCTGGCTATCCGCAGTTCCTACGCACATTTCACCCTGCTGAGGCTGCGCTAGCTCAGGAGCAGCTCCACTCAGGAATGGGGCGTTTTGATTTTGCTGGAGGAAGTACTGGAGGAGGTTCTGGGGTTATTGGAGGAGTTGTAACGTctgcaccaccaccaccacccctGCACCCTGGCCTCTCTGTTCCTCAGCCATCCCCTGGCCCTTCCTCTTCATCACCGTCCCCTTCAAGTTCAACCACCACTTCAAATAATCCCCCCAGCAGTAGCAGCTCAGTGGCTGGACTAGTTGGAGCCCAATCTGATGCAAGAAGTTTACACCAGCAGTTCAGTTgcatgcttgctgcaaaccaatatCTTTTTTCTGGAGTGCCCACAAATGCCAGTTTAGAACAGTTTCTAGTGCAGCAGGGTCCCCATAATCATCTTGGTCTTGCTGATTCAAATACAGGTCTGGCTCCTCCTCCAGCCCTTCATCCTTCCCACACTCATGGCCATCCAACTCCCCAGCcccaacaacagcagcagcagctgcCACCTCATGCTTTGTCTCACCCTCACAGCCATGCCCATCCACACCACCCTCTACACCCTGCCCCCCAACCATCACCTCTTGGTGGTTTCGATTTTCAAGGTATTCCCGTGCTTTCATCTAATCAACTGGCTTCCCTAATGCAACAAGAAGCAGGCCTGCCTTTGCCACTCCCCCTCCATCTCTCTGTACCGAAAGATGATGGGAAAGGAGATAGTGGATCTGGGGCTGGAGGAAGTGGAGGTAGTGGCAGCAGGAGAAAGAAAGCCATGGCTGGCTACCTGCCCCAGAGGAAGACAGATGGTAGCAGTAGCAACAGCACAAGCAGTGCTAACTGCCATGGCTCTGGGGCACATGGTCATGATGGGTCCTCTGGTCTTGTGGGAGGAGGTGGAGGGGTTGGAATGAGGGGTCTTGGTGGTGACCCTTCCTCCATCCTCTCTTCGTCAACACCGTCCTCCTCTTCTTCAActgtctcctcctcttcttcctctgcCCCATCTTCAAACTCTGCCTCTGTGCTTGTATCAAATATCTCTCAAAACCCCAAGCCCGAAAACCAGCAATCAATGACTCCCAATATCACACAGACTGAGCAAGAGGCTCTGTTTCATTGTGGAGAGTGTGGAAAGTCTTTTGGCCACCTCCCAACCCTTCGCCGACACATACGCTGCCATGAAGACGGCGGTGgtcaaaacagcagcacaaacacAAATCATCAACATCAGTCAGATCTCCCGCACTCAACACAAGATGGAATTTCTCAAAATGCACACCACCATGAGAATCCAGACCCCATGTCTTCCACTTGCTCAAGTCCAGATAAGTCATACTGTTGCAATGAATGTGGAAAGGGGTTCAAAAAGAGAGGACACCTCCTTCAGCATGGTGTCATCCACTCTGGAGATCGTCCGTATGCCTGCACTGTCTGTGAACGTTCATTCAACCGAAGAGAGTCTCTCACTCGACATGAGAAAATTCATGAAGAGAAACCCTACCGCTGCCCTGCTTGTGGCCGCTGCTTTAGAGAGAGCACTTCTTTGCTTAACCATGCTGCATCTGGTAACTGTGGAAAGCCTGGGAGGAGATCTAGAAGCAGTGATGGTAGCTCAATAGGTTCAGTGGATGGCAAAGTTGAAACCGATTTTCCTGGTGGACAGATTACTGACACAAAAGATTTGGTATTTTGCAAGAATGAGGATAGCACAGCAGGGATGTCTTGTGACAGTCTATATTCGCAGGCAAGAAATGCTAATCAAAACCCTATTGGCAAACCTAAAGAAGAGTATAATCCTGAGTATTCAAGAGATCCTTACCAAACGTCATACAGGGTCGATGACTACCGTCGACAACAGGGCAACCCAGCATCCTACTCTGGAGATTCCTGTAGTAACAGCATGTCAAGTCCAGCCCTCAGAAAAGCTCCTTTAGCCCCAACACTTCACCCACACCCTCAAAATCAGACGCACCATCACCAACCGCAGTCTCATCTTCCTCTCTCCTCTCTTTTGGATGACTCTGAAGATGAAGTCACAAGTAGTGCCATGTCCGCAATTGCTGCAGCTGCTGCCGCCTCTGTCTTGCCTGCTGAAATGAACAATAATGGTGGACGAGAGGAACGGAGAGACATCATTGGAGGCCTGTTAGGAGGCCTTGGCTTCGGCTCTATGGGTGCCTCTTCATCAACATCTGCAGGAAATGGTGGCAATGAAGAATGCCTGAGTGGTTCAATGATACCTTTATCTCACCCGACCCAACAGCAGCCTAATTCACAGAATGCCAACAATCCTAATGCCAAACCCAAACGGCCGCGGAAGCCCAGACAGAAAAGAGAGCCGAGACCTCCAGGAGCTCCAGGAGAAGTAGTGAAACGTCGGAGAAGCAGTCAGGGTGGTGCTGCTGGAGATGGTTCCGACAGGCCTTATTTATGCACTGTTTGTGGAAGGGGCTTTAGCAGACGGGAGACATTACGTCGACATGAACGTGTGCATACAGGGGAAAAGCCATTTCATTGTGACATCTGTGGCAAAGACTTCCGAGAGCCGTTTCACCTTACCAAACATCAGACTGTTCACTCTGGGGAAAAGAATTACAAATGCACGCTCTGTGGAAAAGATTTTGGATATGCTCAGAGTCTGAAAAGGCATGAAAAATTGCATCTAAGGGGAGATTTCAAGCCAAGGCGGAGTAAAACCAAATCTGCTGCAAATCAAGGGGTGCCCGCTAATCAAGAACAAACTGATCAAACCAATCAAAATAATCAATCCAACCCTGGCGCTTATTACTCCTATTCTCAGGATAAAGTTCAAGGATCTAATGCGAGCACAAGCAACCAACCCCCTCCAAAGCTATATACATGTGAGATTTGCTGGAAATCTTTCCGCCATCACTTCCATTTGACTGCCCATCACCAAGCCATTCATGAACATGGTGGGGAGAAACTGTTTTCATGCGAAGTGTGTGGAAAAGCGTTTTCATACTCTAACAGCCTGACCAGACATAGATTATCTCAACATGGTTTGACTCGTGCTGGGCCAACAACACAACCAACAGGAAACGATTCTATTGGAACTGCCTCGTCTGTCTCGGAGAGCGAGGCTGCAACCAATGCACTCCTTCATATATCACCTGAAAGTGGAAGTCATGGAGTACAACAGCCCCATTCAACGATTGCTCACACGCAGCATCCTCAGCCTGCTGGATATTCACCACTCTTCTACACTCCAGAGTCAGGACATCACAGTTCAAATCAAGTCACTTCACACCCCCAACATCTGCACTACTCAAACCCCACGATGGGTCCCCTCCAGCTTCAGCAGCCAATCAGTGGGAAGCAGTTAATTTATTCAGGGGTTCCAAGTAACACACTTCATTCCACTCCACCTCATATCCACATCTCTCCACCCCAGCACTCGCAACACCACCAGCAACAGCATCCTTTTTTATTGCAGTCTCCACATCTACAGAGCCCGCAGCCCCAGGGGGATGCTACccaaaggaagaaaaaaaaaaaaaagaaaaaatataaactgCCGTTGATAACTGGATTCAGTGCTTATGAAATTGCCAGGAGGCAAATGTATTTAAAACGGAAGAAGTGCAGGCTTCAGCAGCAGCTAAAACGGAAGAAGTGGATGGCTCAGCTGAAATGGGCCAAGTTTACTGGAGGAGGGCTTGGCTTAAATGTAGGCGGAGGCACATGGCGTGTGGGGAGGTTAAGGTTCAGAGGCCTTCGCTCTCTCATCGTGCCCTTGAAGTCATATACTTGCCCTGTTTGTCCCTTCACCACTTTTTCAAGCCGCATAAGTCTTTCGGTGCACCGAGTAACAAGGCACCCACCAAGAAAACATGGTCGCCATAATCGCCTCCGATGCACAGTCTGTGGAAAACGTTCTCGAAGGCTACTGACGGCTCTCTGTCATCGGGCCCAGCATCTCTCTCAAGGGGGGTTCTCTTGCTCACGATGTCCCTCACGATTCTGGAACGGCACTCTCCTACAGCGCCACAAATTTGCTTGTCGTCGTGTCAGTAGAGGAATCAGAATGTCAATAAAGGCGACGTATCTGGTGAAAACAGAGGGCCAGACTGAAAGATCAACAgttgtgacaggatacaggcacTGA